The DNA window ATGTATTTGGAACAAGTCTGACACTTGTGACACGCAATTTTATCCACTAAATACGATGGTGAAACACCCATCGTGCAGACAAATATATATTTCTTAATTGTATTTAATATACATTGGGAATCAGTATTTTAATAATTCGCGTTATTTGCTAAAAAGCTCTGATACTTTGTAAAATTACAACCCCTGTTTTAATTCAGCAATATCGCACGACCGAAAACTAAACATGTCGATCTCGCTATTACTGTGGCACTTCTAATCTGTTGTAAAATCAAACATGATTAGTTACATAAGGTCAGATTAAATTAACCGTTGTGTTGCGAATATTTATATGGATAAACATGATTTCGGCTAATAATTCGCATTTTATCGATGAATTTTATATATACATGTTGTTCGTTCATAAGTTACTATGATTTCCTCATCCACCCAGCAAACAGCCTCAAAATAAAACAAAATTGTCTTCTCTAgtttacattctttttttttaaaaaaaagtctggaaACAATGCCCGGGTTAACATCATGGACTGGACTGTGTAAGTGGAGCTTGCTTGAATTGTGATGGATGGAATATATTGCATTCATATGCAAATAACGTGGGGCTTGTGCCTTGGGTGTCCACTGTTAATATATAGAACGCAAAAGGCATTATTCTTTAAACATGTCAAAAGATATTAATCAAATGTAGCACTCTGATTATTTTTGTTGCACAATGATTGTTCGCTTCTATTAAAATCTTGTAATTCCGCTGAATTCATCGTTATAAATAACACGACTCAAATATATTATATACTGTCATTTATTAtgccatatatgtatatatatttatattacaCAATGTATACTTCAAGATAAACTTCGCATTATACATTCCGCCATGTATAACCACACCACACATACGGTTTAAAACATTTCAACATGTTCATGAAACAATCGCTTAGATAGCACATATACTCTCTCCATATAATAAACATGGATTTTAAGACGCTTCCAGTCTCTCGCCTAGAGACTGTTGAAATCCTATGATGTTGGGAAGCGAGTTGATTACAGTAGACCCCGCCACTACTGCATATTTGAAATACTCTGGAAGTACTTCAAGGTGTTTTTGAAGGCTGGCCCTGACATCTTCACCTAGATCACGTTGAATTGTAATTGCATGGGTTGCCGCAATGCGGTAAGAATTTAATTGTAGATTTTTACATTGTTTTTGTATTTGGCCATTTTAGGTAACAATTTGAGTTCTGCGCAAAATTAAAATGGGCGCCTATCCGAAATGGTCTATGGATCTAGAGGAAATGTGATACATGGTCGAATACAGCCTCAGTCGCTTGAGTTGGAATCGAAAGCCTCAATTAGTCCCTCTAGCGAATGGATGAACCCGGACACACTGCATATAGAACCTATGACAAATATGGAGACATCGAAAAATACATGATGCCACTGCAGTTTTCGCCACAAAAGTTTGAGGTGGAAGAGGCTTGGGAGCAGAAAACAGAGGCCAGCACCCGTTAGGCTCCCAGTCAGGCCCATTAACAGAGCGAAATGGGGGATATACATGGCCATGAACAAGGTCAAGACCACTAGGATGCATCTTAAAGCTAATCCCCATGATTTGATTTTACCATCGATCCCATAACAATTAGTAAACATTGCAATCCTCCCCTCTTGGAAAAGGGACTTTTCTAAGACTTCTACAGCTGCGAAGAATGGTAGCGGATAGGAGAGCAAGGCTTTGGCCACTAGAAAAACGTTGACAACTGCTCTGATGGTAGAGGGGAGATTGTCTGTGATCACCTCTTTTGTCGTATCTGCCCAGGTCAGGTAAGCTACCAAGGCAAATAGTCCCTTTAGTATACACGCTGCTATATGAGTCCAATTCATCATGCTGTGGAATTCTTTGGGGCTTTTCATGTTACCCTCCAGCGATGGCAGGAAGATCTGTGAAGTGTAGCTAAAAACGATAATGCCGATGGAAATTGGGAATTTTTTTACATCAATGTAAAATTTGACTTTATCCCAGGCCCAGTCCCGGGCTCGAGACAGACAGTAGGCGATCACTAAGATATTAATTACAAAATGTGCCAGAGTGCAGAGTAAGCTAAACTTGGAAACAGCTTTGAGATTTTTCAGGAACGCGCAAGGTAATAATATTGCCGTGGCTAAAATAGACCACGACTTTTGAGAGATGGGCAGATTTGGGAAACTGTTATACATAAGGTTGCCGCTTACAACCACATACAAAACGCAGGTCATTATTAACTCAATGATTTGGGCTACATTGACGACTCTGCCCCCCAGCTTCGGAAAGCGAGGGGCGCAGCAGGCATTAGCAATGTCTACATAGGAGTCTCTTACTCTCACCAACTCGCCGTCTTCGTTTTCCTCATACAAACAAGCGATCAGGATCTTTCCCGTGTAGCAACACACAACAGCAGCGAAAATGATTAAAAATAGTCCTAGATATCCTCCGTGCAGAATAGCATAGGGCAAGCCCAGGACGAACATACCCTGAAAGACAGATACAACAAAATGTGGGCAAACATTTTTTTCAAGTTAATAATAGAAACCATTTATTCTCAGAATAAATGGGATTCATATTTACGGAACAGAAAATATTAGTAAGACGTGTAGAAAACTATATGTTGCAGTTCAAATGATTATTTGAACAACCATTAGCGCACAATGCATGTTACATAAATTATGTGTACTAATTGCAGCCAGTACTTTATTACATATAGGTGTTTTGCTGCTCCAAGTACAGATGATTTATCTTCACTAGCTAATTAAATACATATTTTTCCCATGGCATTCATTATTCTGCATTTCGTTTCAATGTTATACTTGTTCGCCTTCGGGTGCAATAAATGCACTGTTTTATAAAGATAAATTTGGATATTGCGCCAATTACAAAACATTTTCAATTAAAAAGACAAATATTTCATTCACATAACAGAGAATAATAAGAGATCAGTTGCATTCTGTTCCCAACCGGTAACTTTATATTTATTCCACTATCAATTAAGAACCAAAGTTGATGTTCGCTACTCGAGGGAGAGGAGGTATTAGATTTTTAAATGAATGGGAAATGTATTTGGTTTACCTGGATCGCGTTGGTCACATTCCAGCCCGCTTCCCAGGCAGTAATTTTGGGCTTTCCCTGAGCTGCTAATTCTATACACGGCTCCCCATCTTTGGAGGTCGAAGGAGGCAAACCAGTCCCTTCTCTCTGGTAATGACTGTCGCCCTCAGTCGCCGGATCTGCCTCTCCGGTCACCTCCTCGGCTTTCAAAATGTCCATTTGCAGACCCTGCCGATGCTCATAGTCCAGATCATCACATTGTGCAAACCCAACGGCTTCTTCGTCGGTGGCCGCTTGAAACCCCATCCTGGCGAACACCCCGCTAACTTTAGCCTGAGACTTGTTCGAAACGGAAGTGGCAACATTTGAAAGCTTGTTTTTTATAAGCGTCGCCATCACTACTTGATTCTTGTGCAGAAACGAAAGTAATGTTAATCTGCACAGTAATGTTTTGTCGAGGGGGGAGAGGGACCCCTAACTGCTATCTCCAATTCTTACTGAAAGTGTACCTTTCTTTCCAGTCTTTTCCGTGGATCATGACAGCTCTTAAAGTTGGTGTCTACAACCTTTCATCCCGCATCCTAAACCGGTCTCAGTCACTGCAAGGTGAAAGCAGCAAAACGATGGAAAGGCGCCAGTCCCGGCTCGgagctttattttttttttttgcccTGCGCAGATTTTACCCCAGTCTAAGCCGCTCAGGTCCCAGTTGGTTCCCTTCAGCCGGAATGATGCCAGTTCTGTTGTGGAGAGCCTAAGGGGACGAATGAAAGGCGACGTGTCATACAACTGACAACGCAAGCCATTGCTTTGCCAACCACGTCTCCAAATCCAGCACGTTCATCCATCAACCAGAAAGGTTGTATGTATTCCAAGTGGGAGGAGCGCCCGATCCCCATGCTCTTCATAATATTGTTTCAGTTTTCTGCATCGTAAGAAATCGCAAGCTCTGTTAGTACTTGTCATTAATACATTTGCACAAATAACAGGACAGTATAATGTACTAAAAGTCACAGTAATTGAATAGCTCATCCTATATTGAACATTTTCTGAAACGTGCATCATAGTATCATAGTGTAGGAATGGGAGTCTTGTATTCTTGACCAAAATAACTACCTTATGAAATAAACACACTTAAACTGTTGATCTTAAGGTGGAGGAAACAGAAGTTGTACCTGCATAGCGTCAGTTATTAAATATTCCACACGTTCCTTCCTAGATTCCTTATTCGGATCGGTATGAGGTAACTATGGTCTATGGATAAAACATTCCACCACTTGCTACCTATTCACAAGCAGTACTTACCCAAATCTGTATTTAATTTCCAGAGAATAGAACGCGGAAACAAATTTGGCGCCGCTGTACAGGGATGGCAAAATATTTTATCTGTAATTCATTTTGTTTTAATACCAAATTCAGATGTTGTTAAAATCCTGTGTTGGAGCACTAAATGCAATATTTACCCGTGACAATGAAATGCAGAATAATGCATAGGCGTGGTATTTGAATTAAGTACTTTTCGATGTAGTGTTAGCAAATCGATGATCATATTTTATTCCATTTAGAAACTCAGTTTAGCAGCCACAAGACAGTCGTGTaaagagtttttaaaaatctgaaacgaGAGCTAATACATTTCGCACATTTTAAATGCGCATTTCCAAACTATGCTTTTTCACAATTAATGTCCAATATTTAATAGACACAAACACCCACTTATCAACATGACAAGAGAGTAAGAATCTTTCCGTGATGAAAAAGAGCAGACAAATACCCAAGTTTGATTTGGTTATCCATTTAATTCTCAAGAATAGCCCATTCATTTTGTTCTTCTGGTGATCATCGTTGCCGGAGTTATGAAGGCAAAGTTGCAAAATCTTACCTCGCATTTGCCTTATTATGAAGCAGGTTTCAGAACTCCTAAGATAATGTGAAACAAAAATCCTTTTCTTTAGTTTCTTATCAGAACGTTTTAACTGGCACTCGGCTGTGGGGAGTCATTTTAAACCACCCGCAGCATTTCCGTTTCCTTGCACTTCTCTCAGGGACCTGCTTGAAATGAAAGTAGTTAGTTTGGTCCCACTGATCACCTCATTATACCAATGGAATTCCCATTTTACCAAGTAAGGGATCTAATGTATTTCGTTAGTCTTAAACGGGGATTAGCGGACGAATCCTGTTGGAACATTTTTGGCTATGAGCCATACCTCCCCCTTACGAGAAATATTTATTAAAGAGGATTTTTATATACATGCGAAAGCGCCGGACACAGGCGGGCTCGTCCAGATCGGAATGAACCTTTGGGGAAAATATTACAGTGCGTTATTTGGGATGACACATTTGCATGTTCACAAGCCACGACTAGAGGAAACAATTCATTTACAGACAATTTGAATTCATACAGTTTAGTGCAGTGATCTGAATGACGATAGTTAACTTTATCGGTTATATCAAACCTACTTTAATGAACCTTATAACCATAAGATATGTATccattttattttaattaattgcgTATTCTGGACAGCATTTACATTTTCCCATTTTGCAATTCTTTTCCGTATTTTTGTTGGTACCTGATTGAATAATGTTAAGTGGCGTGTCTGTTCTGGGTGATGAGACCGGAAGCTAGTGTCCAACCGTTTTACTTAAATTCTGATGAATTTATCAAGTGCAAGGCAGAAGGCCTCGCACCAGTAACTAACTCCGTACAGTGGTGCCGGTATTGTTGACATTGTACATGGATTTACAGTGTAAAGGGTTCAAAATTGAATTTACAAATTTAAAACATCTAAGTACGTTTATACTAAATGTTCGAGAATAATAGGATATTCCCTTAGAAGTGAAATTACAGGATGATTTAGAGACAGGCACGCTGAACGGAAACTGGGCCACAGCTACAACGAATTCCTTCAGTCAAGAATGGTCCCAAATTCCCATCATTGCTGATCTGCAGAAACCTGTACCTATCGCACAAAACCAATTCTGACACTTGAGATAACGATGCAACTGATTTAAATTGGGCCACAGAAATTGCATTACGAAGATGGGCTTTTATCAGATATAAATTCAGCAAGAGAACTTCGAACTTGTATGATATGTTTTAATTGATAGTAATTCAAAGACTGTAAGTTAAGTGCATGTATAAACGTAAATAAAACTATTAATATATGGTATTATCTTATAATAACAAAACAGACTATATTCTGGCATTAAGAAAACGCTGATGTTAAAATAAATATGCTTCAAGTGCTTCTCTAAgtatatattttaaaaatttgATAAATAACATTTTGCAGCAATATCTACACTTTATAGGAATGCTGCAACAAATCTGTCAATGCTTGCCGTTGTGTGCATGTTAACATGAAATGTTAGCCAGACTCAACTGGCCCACGGCAAAAGAGATTTCATTTCAATGACATGATTACTATATCTCAGTTTCCTATTTGTGAAACGTTGTCAACCGTTGAAGCTAGATTAATATTTCAGAGTTTGTGCTCTTGGTGAAAGGATCCAAGCagaaatttcagagattttctttcTTGGCAGGTTATCTGATTTACAAAAGTAATTGGGCAGCATGCAGCTTCCGAGAATGTAGGTTTGTTAGAAGAAGGAAGAATGAATTTGTATTTATAAAGCTCTTCTTTCACATCCACAAGAAACCTCATAGAACTTCGCATCAAATGAAatacttttggaagtgtagtcactattgttatgTAGGAAAATTATGTTGGTCAATCAGCAGGACATTCGCTATGAAGAAAATAGCCACGTTTTTTGACGCTAACCGAATTGTTTTGGTGTCATTGGGTTTTAACTCATCTGCCTGTGCAAAATAGGACAGTAACTATAGCTTAGTGCTACCTTAACAGTGGTACAAAGTGGTTTCGAACACCCAATAAGTCGAAAGCAGTAGTACAACCTATGAATAAGTTGGCGACCTTCCTCGCGAGTGCAGTGATGCCAAGTGATTATTTGTCATAGCCTACTAGAGCGGGTAACTGCAACTGTACTGCAGCCAAGCTTAGGTTTGACATTGGATGTAATATCTCTGGTCCAGCGTGAAGGCAAGTTCAGTAGTTTTGCAGGTAGTTCATCTGAATGTTTCAGAGAGGAACCAGGATTCATGCTGACTCCGCACTAAAATGTGCTTGCGTTGAAACAATTTCCTTGGAAATCTGCAAAACAGTTGAATATTTGAAGAAAATGGTAGCTATTAATTTCATATTGGACCAAACATTCCTCTCTTGATTAATTCCAATGTTAAATAGATTTGAGTAAAAAGTGGTGTAATGTTAAAAAGCACCAAGAGGCAACGTGTCCATGCTTAGCTTTGACATGAACAGTCTTACGCTCATTAAGCAAAAAAAATCTAAAATATGTAATAGTGGGAAAAGGAGTGATTTTTGCTTGCTGTTTCTTATCTTTGATATTATTAAAGGTCAATAATAATAAATTTGAGCAGAATTCTGTATTTACAGAGCCAAACGGGAAAATTGGAATTATCGGCTCAGCAGTGAGAGAAGTGAATTTACTGTGTAAGAACATGGTGTAGCAGCATGGGTATGTGCATCACAATGGAACTAAAGGAAAACACAGTCCTGCAATGCAGTTGACATAAGATGCATAATTGCTGCACGCACTTTTCCAGGCAGTGGGCAGACCACAACAGAGTCAGGTATATAGacaagttggagagagagggagagaaagaaagaaagaaagaaagaaagaaagaaagaaagaaagaaagaaagaaagaaagaaagaaagaaagaaagaaagaaagaaagaaagaaagaaagaaagaaagaaagaaagaaagaaagaaagaaagaaagaaagaaagaaagaaagaaagaaagaaagaaagaaagaaagaaagaaagaaagaaagaaagaaagaaagaaagaaagacttgcatttatatagcacttttcatgacaaccaaatgtctcaaagtgcttcacagccaatgatgtacttttgaactgtggtcactgttgtaatgtaggaaagatgcagccaacttgtgcacagcaaactcccataaacagcaatgtaataatgaccagataatctggttttgtgatgttgaatgagggatagatattggccaggacaccaggaataactcccctgctcttccttccaCATCATTCACACTGCACTATCAATGGAAGTTCGTTATTAATACCTTCAACTTCTATATAAGAGGGATTTTCCAGGTATCCACAGGGAATATTTCAGGAGTCAAAAACTTTGTTTAGCTTTTAGGTGTATATGTTATTTTCTGCATAACGAATGAATGACAGACTGAAATGTATATTAAAAGATAATTTTGTTTTATTGACTAGTTGGCTACGTTTCTTCAGGTTTGCTCTCATATGTTGTGAACATTTGTTTAGTTTGCATGTGCCCAACCAGCATTCCTCTAGTTGAGGGAGTTGCATTGGTGGATAGCTTCATAGCCAAGTGGTCTATGTAAGCATTGAATAGTGCCCATCTGTGAGGTTTCAGAATTGATGTTCCATGTCTTCTTGTAACCAAATATATTGAAACTGGAAATGACTACATATGGAAGTTTCAACCCCAAAGTCTCCATGTCAGTAGAGGTATTATGTGAAAGTGATGCTAAAATTGAGCTGTAGACTTGACAATACTAGTGTTTTAATTTGCCTATAGCAGATTGTAAGACAGCTAACTAATATCGTGACATTATTTATGAAGGAAACAGTAATGCATTTCTGGGTGTCGAACCCTGTTCCACTACCAAATAACTACTGTCCTTTTGAAACTAGATCAACTTAGGTTTGCAGCTCCATACAACCCAGGACAGGTACTATGTATCAGGATCTTCACTTAGTACCAGATGGTTCCTGACCAACCATCATCAGACCTTGGTATTCCTCACCAGTGTCTAAGCCTGTACTTTCTATCAACATCACTTGTTATCAATCCCATAATGTGTGTATTTCTGGTGGTTTCTGCTTCAAATGAGGATGGTGATAGTTGGTGCTCCGTTGTGTGGTGCACTTCAGCTGTAGCTGATGGATCATTTTGATTCTCGTCCTGTAAAGAGAGGAGAAAGATATTAATCACTTATCCATTTTGCTATTGTATTGTCATAATTTGTTCTTTTATGCACTTGTTAACAATCTGTGTAGATGTTCTGATGTAATAAGTCAGGCAAAATGTAGAAAATATAATTTACATTGTTCTGTGCGATCCTCTAATCTCTATTGTCTCAACCCCTTCTAACCCTTCCCTTTGAACAAATCTATGATATCTTTCCCATTTGCTTAAGGTTATAGTATGCATTAATTTGTACCACATTAAAGCACATAAAATGCTAGTTTTATCTTTAAATTTATGATACTGTGATTTGGTTCACTGCAATTCTTCTCTCCAGTACATTCTTTCTCCCAACATGGCACATTTAATGTTATATGAAAATCATGCTATTTTCACTTCTGTACCTTTCTTATTACATCTTTGCTCACACTTCCCTGTGGCAATAAAACACTTTTTTATATACTTCTTTTGCAACAATTACTTTTGATTGTGTTCTTTTTTGTATTGGCCCATTCACAGATCACTTCTGTGTTCACTGACCAATattagctcccagttaagcaacacctcaattttaaaattctaattcttgttttcaaattcctccaagaGCTTGCTCTTCtcaatctctataacctcctccaggcccactcctctaattctggcctcttgagtagccccaattttaatcactcccccCATTGGCCCTAAACTCAGGCAATTCCTCTCTAAACCTctataactctctttcctcctttacgacgcaccattaaacctacctctttgaccaagcttttgttaaaCTGCCCTACTTATTCCTTCTGTGGCTCATCATCAAATATTGTTTTATAATgatcctgcaaagcaccttgggatgttttgttatgatAAAGGTGGTACATAAATGCATGTTGTCATTGTGTTGCTACTTTAGAGTAATATCAAAGCTTCACTTTTCATTAAATTGTGCAACATCTTCTAAATCTCCTTCAAATCATTGACATGGAATTCACTGATTCTGATATCTTGCCAGACTTAACTACTTCTTTGCATATTTTGGGCTACCTTCCCCTATCAAAATACACTTGTATCACACCATTATATAGGTTACCAGGCCCTCATCATTAGTTGATGTTAAATGACGAAAATTATTTGCATCAGAGGTTTTCACCCACAGTGGaatatcaaacatttccatttgcagATTTTAAAAACTTAAGAATTGAAATTTCTGTCTTTATTCTCTACTGTGTATGTATCAACATAATCCAGATCTAACAATTAATTCTGAAGCCTGATAAATGACTTGCCAGTGAGTACATAGGTGCCCACCACATTCCCTGTCTCCTCTGAAAGTGGAAAATATTACTTTGATACAGGATAAAGCTATGGTTCATATTTATTTACAGATAAAAGAATATACTGAAGCAAATATATGGGCAAAATACTATTCAATGCAGTATATGCAAGCTGGATTGATTGTTTAAAATTGTGTCCATAGTTTTTAAACTTCCACTCAACAAGTTCTTAAAAACATTGTCTTTTTGGAGCTCTAATTTCATTTTTGCAGACACATGGCAAATATATATTGAAGATCATGAGAAGGTTATTGGATTATGAGGATATGTTTTGTTTTGAAATTCAAATGATTTCTCACAGCTGTCAGGCAATCAAAATGTTCATAATCTTCATACCTTGACAGATAAGTTAGAAAAGGCTTGTAACCATTGCCTTCCTTGTGACAGAATAGCCCACCTAGTTTGCCACTTTCAGTAACTGGAAATGACACTTCTTTTCTTATAATGTGCTGTATTTCCTTGCCATCTCAGAATCTCATCCCAAATGATTTTCCACAAAAAAGCATTTGCCTCTTTGCAATAGATAATCTCcagcctcccattttaaaacttaaTAAAGAATTTTCATTTAGCCTTATTTTTAAAATCATTAGAAAAAGATGGAATTTGCTTACTTGGTGAAAACTACCCAAGAAAATAGAATTGTTGGTACTTGGTAATAATCTCTAATAAAAATACAGAGATCAGTTTGCTAAATAAAATCATATTAAAATCTTAATGTTTGCATGCTTCTGTAATAAGCAGAATAGAAAATTGAGCAGAAACTCAAGATTTACAACCAACACTACTAAATATTTGAGCATTCTATCGTTATAGTTGGATGAATTATCATGCTCTAGAATTGTTAGTCAATGAAACAGTAGGCTGTTCTGCTACAGGTGACAGGCATAAACCAGTACCTGCTTAAAACCAAGCGAAACTGAATTTCCCTAAGTTGCACATGCATACATGTATGTATACATGTGCATAACAATTATTAAGTGTATCCAGATTATAGTTACTTTTTTACATTTTATGGCATATTTGCATACTTCAATATTAAACAATataaaaatgaattttaaaaatgcctAGGTGGGTCAATCAAACATTTTGCAGTTGGCATCATTCTTGTTAGTTATGCAAAAGTGGCTGAAAATCTGAAGGAGCGAGACATTAGCTGCTGGAGGTGATTTCACATCAGTTGAAAGAATGTGATGTGACCTCTCATTTATATTATGCAGTTTATATTGAATTGAGATTCAAATTACTTTGTATTGACACAAACTGCAGTGTAAATCTCCTGTAAGTAATTACAAACTGCACAAGTTTCTTCTAGGTTTAACAAAAGCACCTCCTTTATTACATGCAATGATTCTCGTTCAACATTTGTTTAGCTTTATACTTCACAATAATGTATTGCCACCTACAATGCACTAGAAATTGTGGGTAGCAGGTGAAAGTTGAGTCATTTATGTGGTTTAAACAATAATACAAAggtaaaatactgcaaatgctgaaaatttgaaatataaactgaaagcactggaaatacacagcaggttagaCCACATTTCTGGAGAGGTAAATAGAGTTAACAGAGTTTCAGGTTGGTGGACTTTTGTAATTTTCCCTTTATGTGACTTGTGTTCAATTCCCCAGTAAAGTCTGTAAGAATTCCAATTCTACCTCTTTGATATTTGGAAAATTTGGACCTATTTGTTTTTGCATTTCTGTAGTAACTTTATTTCTGTTATAGTTTCTATTAATGTTCTACCATGGCCTAAGAAAAAGTATTCAAAATACTCGATCCGTGTATTCGGAGTTTTGGTCTTGGTTCCTCACTTATCTTTTTCCACTAAAATCCATTATTTTGAGTGGAATTTACATTTTGTGCCAATATCCAGAAGAAAGACTGAATGCAGGTGGGGATGTTGTTATTTTTCTTATAAGGTTTATAG is part of the Heterodontus francisci isolate sHetFra1 chromosome 16, sHetFra1.hap1, whole genome shotgun sequence genome and encodes:
- the slc32a1 gene encoding vesicular inhibitory amino acid transporter; amino-acid sequence: MATLIKNKLSNVATSVSNKSQAKVSGVFARMGFQAATDEEAVGFAQCDDLDYEHRQGLQMDILKAEEVTGEADPATEGDSHYQREGTGLPPSTSKDGEPCIELAAQGKPKITAWEAGWNVTNAIQGMFVLGLPYAILHGGYLGLFLIIFAAVVCCYTGKILIACLYEENEDGELVRVRDSYVDIANACCAPRFPKLGGRVVNVAQIIELIMTCVLYVVVSGNLMYNSFPNLPISQKSWSILATAILLPCAFLKNLKAVSKFSLLCTLAHFVINILVIAYCLSRARDWAWDKVKFYIDVKKFPISIGIIVFSYTSQIFLPSLEGNMKSPKEFHSMMNWTHIAACILKGLFALVAYLTWADTTKEVITDNLPSTIRAVVNVFLVAKALLSYPLPFFAAVEVLEKSLFQEGRIAMFTNCYGIDGKIKSWGLALRCILVVLTLFMAMYIPHFALLMGLTGSLTGAGLCFLLPSLFHLKLLWRKLQWHHVFFDVSIFVIGSICSVSGFIHSLEGLIEAFDSNSSD